ttgtaaacaaatatattatagtggaaACTTCCCTTTCCAAACTTCAGTGGACATAGGTCAGgtgctgaaccacgtaaatcttggtattcatctttatttactttttttacacttatttttcattcaccgcCATGGACGTACACATCGCCACCATACAGTTGCACTAGAACATTGCCGAGGGCTCAAAACAACACTGATTAAGGCCCAGTCGACTCGGTGTGCCGGAAATGACTCTCTCTCCTTCCGacctgttgtgcaatttttacAGCGTCAACACTACCGCCGGAAACATTCAAACAACTTTGCCTGTtaggaaactatatatataataacttgAAGGCAATCCATGTCTGAATTGGTTGAAGTGAAAGTGAAAGGAGCATCTGCGGCAAGATGGTGGCCTGCTGAAGTACCACAGGTATGGAAGGGCAAATTCTAGCACTGTGAGTTCAAGACTTACCAATACCATCTTCACTTAAAGATAAATCGATGTAAAGTATGCACTCTCTATAGGTTTGATAAAATTTTCGAGCCCATTTCCAATGTTCCTCATCCGTAACCCATTAAGCTACTTGGAAATGGAAAGGAGTTGAAGCCCAGTTTTGGGAGCTGATTTATGAACTGTTGCAGAGCCTGCCAAACGGTTTGGTAGAGTTCATGGGCATGCCAAATTATACATAGAGTAAAGAAGACGGCATTGCAAGAcatctaatttgtttttttttcatttgaggGGTCGGAGCCATCTACAAACGTAAGGTGCATGCATGGTTAATTGCCTCGTGAGGTTACTCATTTGCAGTGAACTGACCAGACATCCCATGTCACATGCCGGAAGAGATTCAGATCCGCAGATCTCTACTAATGTCAGTACAGAgtaaaagctgaaaaaaaaaaaaaaaaacattatggaggccaaaatgataataacaagaagaaaaataatattttattcattcaatTTGATTCCTCATTTtaacatttcatatattttattttttaaaatttttttttacttaatagttaaggatatgactattagtatattgatattttttttatattttttaaaaatattttaaaatgataaaaattgagaaaaaattgaaaataaaataaaatctcactTTGGGTTGATAATTCGTGGGGTTGATGATCATTtaccccaaaaaataaaaaataaaaataataataggaggaggaggaagtaGGGGGTTGGTGAAAGTGGAGGAAGATGGTACCTAAACTATTTACTGATTCTTTAATAAATCTGTCGCGTCAAGTGAAATGGGAATCTGAATGAATCGAAATTAAGGATTGTCGGCAATGTCTATTTTCGTAGGTTTTCAAATTCTATGGTGTCTATTTAATTTGCTCTTGATCTTCTTCCCCGTACGGAGGTGGTTTTGTCTATTTCTTCCGCCCTGTGATCTAACCAAACAGATGCCACGAAAGCTCCATTCGAACATGCTATGTTTCGTATCATTCAGGTTCAGATTAATAGACTTATAATTAGTTTGATGATATTATATTACAGAAAAGATGGATTCAAATGGTTatgccttttttctttattttttaggtgaatgatataagatgaatttaaaactcttaatatattattcaaagcattttacaacaaaaagaaaagaaaatcaaagaattacatagatttttttttaataaaacatcataaacCAGAGACTGCAAATTGCCATACGTTGTGATAAGTTTTAATAGTTTAACGTTTATTTTCcaagtaaagaaagaaaaacacccCACCAAATAGGAAGCATATAGCTATAAAATGCAGCACCTGCACAGATTCAGCAAAGCACTAAAAAtcaaaaagagagaaggaacaGACATAGCGATAGCGTCTGAGATTTGTGGAACCCCATCACAGATTCACAGAAAAGAGACCATGTATAAGAGCATTAGAAGCTGCTCCTCACATGGCTTTAACTATCACATGCCCCACGAAGTTTTGACGCGTAGTAGATTAGACAGAGACATCAAATATTCAAAGCAATACAAGTCACTCAAACCTGGGCAAGCCATATATAATTTGCAGAACAAATATACATTTTTGCAATaaatgagattattttaaaagatttcACCAAGCACGACTACCGTGTTGGGAGAAAAGTTAAAGATAATAATGTTTTGAACTTTGCATGGGAGGCCAGGGGCCCTCTTTTTTCGGCTTTTTCACAGGTTTGGTTCTTGGAATAGAATACCTAAAGTAAATCATGAATCTTGATATTGGAATCCAACGACTGTAAAGCAATGAGCTTTTGACCTTCGAGCCTGTTCTAGAGTAGTTGGGTACGTGGGTACGACCATTGTCGGCTTCAGTATAATATCCAACAAGTTCAGGCTACGATGAGCAGACGATGATGCCTTTGCCACAAAACATCCACCTCTTCCATCACTAATTCGTTTTCATGGAACCCCTCATGTGCGTTTGCCATGCCTTGAAATATAGTTAATTTCTTTAGGGGTCAAAACATGACACTCCTTCCATGTCCATCACATTATTTTCATACCAATTTCATGGTTTGAAAATATCAAGATTAAGATGCCCCACATTTACAATCAAATCTgtattattattcttcttcttcagtaaTACAGATCAAGTGATATTATGCCCAAATACAGTAACTTAAACCTTAGAAATGGCCCCTATACAGGTTGAAAATTGTTAGTTACCGAAGATTTAGGATAGAAGGGAGGATAAACAGtttagaaatgatttgtataaatcttaaatagacACGAGCCTCGTACAAGtccttgtaaaaaagtggatcatatttataaaaagtgtaaaaaaaaaaattattctttattagtgatACCTAtctttttacaaaagatttgtatgaaacttatctattttaagCTTGTATTAGCATTACTCTAAGGTCTCGTATGTTTTCGCATATTAGATTAGATTTTCacaaattagattagatgaaatgagatgagttgagataaaaattgaaagttaaataaaatattgttagaatatatttttttaatattatttttgtttagtgatttaaaaaagttgaattgtttattttattgtgaaaatttaaaaaatttttaataattaaatgagatgagcttagttgtgaaaataaataaagacttttgctactcatcatctccacacaccatattttttttatttttttaaatttttttttggttttattattgtttaacttattgaattattttacttatcatctatatattacatatttgataagagaaaaaaatataatgtataatgtacgaaaataatgaatataatttttcataaataaacagTTTCATTTTCGAGTACCGGTTTTATCCTTGTCGGTTTCTCTGCCTCGACAGTTACTGTTGTTTTTTCCCTAAATTTTGCGGTTGTAAAGAGACAAACTTTCATCGTCAGGCTACAGACAAGTGCCCAAACAGCCGCATCTTTCTTCCATGCTCtgcttataaaaaaactagaaaagatTTCTTCATCCACATTCACAGGGAGTGAGAAAGAAAGATGAAGCATCTGGCTTTGGCACTTGTTTTGGCCATTTTGATCCACCGACAGTGCTTTCACATTGGCGTTGAAGCAGGAGATGGTTTCATCAGAACCAGGGGAATTCATTTTCTATTAAATGGAAATCCTTACTATGCGAATGGCTTCAATGCGTACTGGTTGATGTATGTGGCTTCTGACCCATCTCAGAGACCCAAAGTTTCTGCTGCCTTTCGTGAGGCCTCAAGCCATGGCCTCACTGTAGCTAGAACTTGGGCTTTCAGTGATGGTGGCTACAGACCCCTGCAGTACTCTCCTGGCTCCTACAATGAGCAAATGTttaaggtctctctctctcacactttCACATTATTCTCTACCATTTTGTACAATTCTTTAAATCTGCAAAGTTCAGAATGTTGATCTTGGTTTTCTGGGTCCTCTCTTTTCGGTGGTTTGAACTTTAAAGGGCTTAGATTTTGTTATAGCTGAGGCCAGGAGGTATGGGATTAAGCTCATATTGAGCTTGGCGAACAACTACGACAGCTTTGGAGGGAAAAAACAGTATGTGAACTGGGCAAGAAATCAGGGTCAGTACCTGTCGTCtgaagatgatttttttagGAATCCTGTCGTTAAGGGTTACTACAAGAACCATATAAAGGTAAGGCAATCCaccatttttttattctcttctaCGATTTTAAGATGTAATGATTTTACCACCAAAAACTAgaaggcaaaagaaaaaatagtattcaGATTTAGTTTCTGTAATGCAGAGTTTCTGAGCTTTTCTTTTGTGAGATCTAGATATATGATGTCCAACACTAATTTTGCTATACCTTTTCAGACTGTTCTGTCCAGGTATAACAGCTATACTGGAATTCATTACAAAGATGACCCAACAATCATGGCCTGGGAGCTTATGAATGAACCTAGATGCACATCGGATCCTTCAGGGAGGACTATTCAGGTTAGAATgatctctcttatttttgtgTCTTTCCCCAGCTTAGATCTAAGTTAAGTTTTAAGTTATATGTGTCTCACTCCAGAAACTTTTTCCACACATTGTGTATTGTTTATTTTACAAGCCATGGTTTTTACGGTTATTGCTAATAATTCGAGCTAAACTTAAATCCTTTGGTTCTTGTCCGACAGGCTTGGATAACTGAAATGGCTTCCTATGTAAAGTCCATTGATAGAAATCACCTGCTGGAAGCTGGTTTAGAAGGGTTTTATGGGCAATCCACGCCTCAGAGGAAGGGACTCAATCCTAGTCTCGAAATCGGAACAGATTTCATTGCAAATAATCAAATCCCTGGCATCGATTTTGCAACTACACACTCATACCCTGATCAATGGTAACTATTACTTTCAAGtgttgaaaatacaaaaagaataatcACGAGTATATCATTCTTTGGACTGTTCAACAGCACAAGAAAAGCTGTAAAATGAAATCTTGGCCTAAAACTGGCTCAGTGAATTGAGATTAATCGAATTTTACATGATATGGGCAGGTTACCCAGCTCAAATGATCAATTTCAGCTTTCGTTCTTGAACAATTGGCTCAACGCCCACATCCAAGATGCACAGTACATTCTTAGGAAGCCTATACTTCTTACAGAATTTGGGAAATCCTGGAAAGTTGCTGGTTTCAGCACATACCAAAGAGACCTGCTGTTTAATACTGTGTACTACAAGATATACTCCTCAGCTAAAAGAGGAGGTGCAGCTGCTGGAGGTCTGTTCTGGCAACTTCTAAGTGAAGGCATGGACTCTTTCCGTGATGGGTATGAGATAGTTCTGAGCCAAAGCCCCTCAACTGCAAACATCATTGCCCAACAGTCTCACAAACTTCACCAGATTCGGAAGTTTTTTGAAAGAATGAGAAACATTGAGAGGTGGAAGAGGGCAAGGGCCACCAGAAGGGCTCAATGGTTGGCTAGAAACAGAAGCAGGCATATCGGTAACTAAGATAATAATCGTGTGGACTATGTTCTATGTCTTAAGTAAACATATCTAATTGTGTGGACTTTAAGGTTTCCAAAACTGGTTTGGTTTCCCTCTTAGAGACCGAGTGTTTTTTGTCCAGGAGGGTAGCTTCCAGTACTTGACAATGTAACTTTTCTATATTTCAGTACTTTGTGGGTGTTGTCGGCTAAGTTGTTCAGGTAACTCTGTTTGTAACAAACTGCAGAGCCTGGAACTTGTTTGTTCCACCATATTATGACTTTTACATCAAATGAAACTGTTGTAGCTTGTTTACTAGATTGAACTGTACAATACAATGGATTGCTAAGTTCCATCATTTGTGAATTCTGAGCGTAACAGAAGTATGCTGGAAATGCAACTACACAGTTGTTGCAAGGCAAATTGACTTCATTTATCAGTCATATTGGAATTGACCCCACCGAGGGTGGGTCccgactattttttttttttttaacttaaattaaggaagtgttctttaatgattttgtgatttttttttttttaaatgtttaaggagattaaaatatatataaaaaaaattgataaaaaaatacctTTGGCTGTGTCAAAATTATTCCTCGGTGGAAATTTGGGTAGCTTTAGTGCTGCTCTTAAAGTACTAGTAGTGGGCTcaataaagttaaattttagtcaaaaaaTAGCTAAAGTGCAAACTAAAGTGCAATAATGAGTTcaacaaataaacaataattttaacttcAGATTATATCACTAGTCAAATTTGTTGAGCCAAAGGGACtggcaaaatattatttttttactaaaatattatgtttctgCTGCTTGTTTCTCTGCCGCACAAGTAGAAATGCATTATTTTCCTCTGCTTGCTTCTCTCCTAGGCCACCGTGATGactttttgaatatgaactttcaagataatttctatatatatatatatattaaaatcttaacTACGATTCCCAATTTTGCAACACGTGCTAGTTTATcgaatacaatataatatatgccAAAAGTAAAATTCCTATTAGTTTTCCAAGTAACAAAattcataagtaaaataaataaagaatatccactagaattaaaataaagaatttataaataaattataattagaattaaaataaataaatagttcaaaatcaatattttaatattataatgaaaaatttgttgagcatgttatttgattttattgaaaagtaactagctaaatttgtaaaagtgaatttcttaatcaaattttagctaaaatttgttGAGTCCGCTACTAGTAtaagagaaatatatatttttcatccttaattttattatccagtcaataaatcatatatataggGCTTTTCATTCATAGGATTTGCCAATAAAAGCATGTCAATCGATGTGACTCGAGATGGTAAAGATCAACGATGAATAACAGTGTGGTGTCACTAAATTTGTACTGTGGTGTTGTATTTTCAGTTTTGCTGGCCCTGGACACTTTGGGTAGGAAGATTGCTAGAGCAGTTGTTAAATTTTTGGGATAGGCTTTCCCCTATTGGGCCGAGCCAGAGATGATATTGGGCTTCAGGTCCGTTTAGAAGACATAGTGCAAACATAGGCCGAAAAGGGCCATAGTGCAAGCGTAGGCTGCATGCATACAACATTTCGGCAACGAGGTTTAGAAGACATTTCATACTACTTTTGGGTAAGCGATTTGCATGGCGGCTCAATAGTAGCCAATCCGTACAAACATGGTTTTACCCATGAGGAGTCCTTTCAGGAGATTTTTTACGGCATCAGCCCTTGCTTATACTGTGTATGGAGATCTCTTGGTTTCAGAGCTAAGACCTACTTGCATAATTGGAAAAACCCATTCTGCTAATGATGTAGATATGCTTGAAGTCAATGCTCAACTTAAGCAGCTAGTGAAAACCGGTCATTTGAGTGATGCTCGCGCAATGTTCGATAAAATGCCATACCGAGATGAGATTACATGGACCAATATGATTTCTGGCTATGTCAATGCCTCGGATTCCCCTGAAGCGTTAGATTTGTTCTCAAATATGTGCGTTCAGCCAGGACTTCGAATGGACCACTACACGCTTAGTCTTGCACTCAAGGCTTGTGCACTCATTATGAACTTGTATTATGGGGAACTGTTACATGGGTATTCAGTGAAATCTGGTTTTGTTAATTCGGTTTTTGTTGGGAGTGCCCTTCTTGACATGTATGCCAAGATTGGTAAAATTGAGCAAGGTTGTAAAGTTTTCGATGAGATGCCAATAAGAAATGTAGTCTCTTGGACGGCCATTATAACCGGGCTTGTTCGGGCAGGTTATAATATGGAGGGTttggtttacttttgtgaaatgcAGAGGTCAAAGGTGGAGTATGATGCGTATTCATTTGCTATTGCATTGAAGGCATGTGCCGATTCTGGTGCTCTGAACTACGGGAGGGTGATTCATGCAAAAACGATGAAAAAAGGGTTCAATGAGAGCTCATTTGTGGCTAACACTCTTGCTACCATGTACTACAAATGTGGAAAGTTCGACTATGGTATGCGCTTGTTTGAGAAGATGAGGACACAGGACGTGGTTTCATGGACAACAATTATAACAACCTATGTTCAGATGGGTCAGGAGGAGCATGCAATTGAAGCATTTATGAAAATGAAGGAATCAGATGTGAGTCCTAATGAGTACACTTTTGCAGCTATTATCTGTGGTGTTGCCAATCTTGCAAGAATTGAATGGGGTGAACAATTACATGCACATGTTTTACGTGTaggttttgttgattttctaTCAGTGGCAAATTCTGTTATGACCATGTATTCAAAATGTGGGCAGTTGCCTTCAGCTTCATTGGTCTTTCGTGGCATGACCAGGAAAGATGTTGTTTCATGGAGTACTATAATTGCTGCGTATTCTCAAGGAGGTTATGCGGAAGAAGCCTTTGAGTATTTATCGTGGATGAGAAAGGAAGGACCAAAACCAAATGAGTTTGCTTTTTCCAGCGTGCTTAGTGTATGTGGAAGTATGGCAATTCTTGAGCAAGGGAAGCAACTGCATGCTCTTGTCTTGTCTGTTGGGTTAGAATGCACAGCTCTGATACGAAGTGCTCTAATCAATATGTATTCTAAATGTGGGAGTATAAAAGAAGCTTCGAAATTTTTTGATGTGACAGAAAATGATGACATTGTCTCATGGACTGCCATGATCGTTGGTTATGCTGAACATGGGTTTAGCCATGAAGCCATTGATTTGTTTGAGAAGATTCCCAAAGTTGGTTTAAGACCAGATGCCGTGAGCTTCATTGGCGTTCTTACTGCTTGTAGCCATGCTGGACTTGTTGATCTTGGCTTCCACTACTACAACTTGATGACTAATAAATATCAGATAAATCCTTCAAAAGAACATTATGGCTGCATGATTGATCTCCTTTGCCGAGCTGGACGATTAAGTGATGCAGAGAACATGATAAAACACATGCCATTTCAACGGGATGATGTCGTTTGGTCTACACTGCTTAGAGCTTGTAGAGTACAAGGAGACGTTGACTGTGGAATACGTACTGCAGAGGAGATTCTTAAATTAGATCCAAGTAGTGCTGGAGCTCATATTACTCTTGCTAACATTTATGCCACAAGAGGGAGATGGAGGGAAGCAGCAAATCtaaggaagatgatgaaatcAAAAGGGGTGATCAAGGAGCCAGGATGGTCTTGGATTAAGGTCAATGACCAGGTTTCTGCATTTGTTGCTGGGGATCGCTCTCATCCCCAAGGTGAATATATATACAGTATGTTGGACTTACTAGCTTCAAGGACAGAAACTGCAATTCAGGAAGTGGGTTCTATTTCAAATAATGTGGAAGGTTAGCAGAAGTTTTCTTAATCTAGGGCTGCAGGTCACAAACAATGGAACAGCCATTTTTCACTCTGAAGGCTATCTTTCTGTCAACAAACATATTGTGGACAGAGAAGAAGATCAGGGATGAGCTACCAACTGCATGGCTATGAATGAGTGGACAACTAAGCAGGTTGTTCcatgaaaaaatttacaaaatgaaatgagatggcaTATTTGGCTGTAGCTCAAAGATTGCGACTAGACCTCGTGTCACATGGAATTGTCAGTACCAGGGATAGTCGCATGGTATTCGTGAATATGGATGTTCTCCACCAAATGTGTGCCCTGCAATACGGAGCATGGAATTATTCAGTTGCTTAGCTCCAGAGGCCTTACAATTTCATCCTGAATTTCCTACATGAATAAATTGCCTTGAATTCTAGCAGTCTCTTCACAAACAATTGTGGTGCAGCGTTCAAGTTGGTTCGTAAAGgctaaactctttttttttttgctttacgGGTAATAGACTTGATACAGGTATTTTAGAATTGTTGACACCGCATCCCTAAATAATCCTGATGACAAGTTGGAAGAGGTCCAAGAAGAGATAGCAGTTCAAGAGTATGAGGTCCGCCAAGATACTGGAGCTGCACAAACAATGTTCATGGAATAGGGTTTTGTAAGCGATGGTCTTCACCCTGGCTCTCTTGTTACAATAATTCActctaaagaaagaaaaaccagTCTTGGGTTTTGTAACGAGGAGATGCAGATTAATTATAAGGCTGAGTTCTTGGAGAAGATTTAGCAGTTCAATATGATGTATATGAAAAATTACCCCAAGCTTTGATTGGTCATTATGTCTGGGACAGATTTCCAAAGCAGGTTTTTAGCTTAGTTTTTTCCTCCTgcttgtttttatattataatttccctTGGAACTTTGATGCAAAAAGCTTTAGGGGTTTCCCCCAATATAATGGCACCTCTACTCCACAGGGTCAACATTAGTGTAATCGACTATTTTTCTAAGATCAAGCCAATTTCGAGTGCAGTACTTAATCCTAGGTATTCAATATATGACAATACAATGGTGTAATGGCTTTGGTTATCATGGAAAATCAATCGATAAAAAATAAGGGGGTGGGGCAGCCACAACTCAAGAGTGCTTTTGGTAATAAAATTCATTCGACCCCAATCTAGTTTCATTAATATATGCTGATACAATTATACAAACATTCCATCAAATTGTGATCTGTTCACTGAGATTACAAGAAAGGTATTTAGATCGGCCTATTCTGAAGTTTTGTAACCAAGAATGAGACAACTACTCTGCTGTATGTGGAGAAGCATTCCAAATAGTTGCCtcagcttcttttttttttttttaaacaatatgaGGTTGAGGAACAACCATGATTACAACGTGCACGCATAATAAAAGATTACATCAATGTCGAATATAATAAATTCCCAATTTATCAAAACAAACTAAGCCCTGAAGTTTTCCTTGCACAAAGTTGTCTCCAATAAAATCTGAAATCCTCCCTTTAGTACCTTCTTTTGTCAAGCAATCCGCAACCATATTAGCTTttctaaaattatgtcaaaaccGAACCTTAAGCAAACGAACATCTGGTGTACGCCTTATTTGCATGCTGTGTGTATTTGTGCGCGCATGCACGCACACATCTGGTGTTTCATTACTTAAGCTACTTATGGTATATTACAAAAATTGTAGTAAACTAAGGCATCATATTGCAAAGTTATATCCATCTATTTAGAGAACTCAGCATACTTTTTCTCGGTATTTTGACTAAGATTGAGTGAAGCTTGGTTTTCATGAGTTTATCTAAGGAATTCCTCCTCATCCCTAAGCGAAAAACGAACCGCATGTACAAGAAAATCCAGGCAAATCCAGCAGCTCCCACAACAACAACTATTCGAACCCATAAAGTGGAAATAAATGCTTTTAGAACATAAGCATTCCACGACCATGACCACAAAATACAGAAGATGGATCCCAAGACAGCACCCACAACAACTTGGCTTATAGTATGAAACCGTTGTGAGACCCGTAGCCATGACTGCAAAAACCGAGGAAAAGATAAACATAAgcattatttttatatccatGCAACAGACAGGTCACTTATCCCACAGCAGCTACACTACCTAAAAGAAATTCCGTTcctttttctcatttattttgttgatttccAATCCTTTCAGGATCTATAAGCCAGG
Above is a genomic segment from Juglans microcarpa x Juglans regia isolate MS1-56 chromosome 1D, Jm3101_v1.0, whole genome shotgun sequence containing:
- the LOC121266096 gene encoding mannan endo-1,4-beta-mannosidase 7 produces the protein MKHLALALVLAILIHRQCFHIGVEAGDGFIRTRGIHFLLNGNPYYANGFNAYWLMYVASDPSQRPKVSAAFREASSHGLTVARTWAFSDGGYRPLQYSPGSYNEQMFKGLDFVIAEARRYGIKLILSLANNYDSFGGKKQYVNWARNQGQYLSSEDDFFRNPVVKGYYKNHIKTVLSRYNSYTGIHYKDDPTIMAWELMNEPRCTSDPSGRTIQAWITEMASYVKSIDRNHLLEAGLEGFYGQSTPQRKGLNPSLEIGTDFIANNQIPGIDFATTHSYPDQWLPSSNDQFQLSFLNNWLNAHIQDAQYILRKPILLTEFGKSWKVAGFSTYQRDLLFNTVYYKIYSSAKRGGAAAGGLFWQLLSEGMDSFRDGYEIVLSQSPSTANIIAQQSHKLHQIRKFFERMRNIERWKRARATRRAQWLARNRSRHIGN
- the LOC121266086 gene encoding putative pentatricopeptide repeat-containing protein At3g47840; this translates as MVLPMRSPFRRFFTASALAYTVYGDLLVSELRPTCIIGKTHSANDVDMLEVNAQLKQLVKTGHLSDARAMFDKMPYRDEITWTNMISGYVNASDSPEALDLFSNMCVQPGLRMDHYTLSLALKACALIMNLYYGELLHGYSVKSGFVNSVFVGSALLDMYAKIGKIEQGCKVFDEMPIRNVVSWTAIITGLVRAGYNMEGLVYFCEMQRSKVEYDAYSFAIALKACADSGALNYGRVIHAKTMKKGFNESSFVANTLATMYYKCGKFDYGMRLFEKMRTQDVVSWTTIITTYVQMGQEEHAIEAFMKMKESDVSPNEYTFAAIICGVANLARIEWGEQLHAHVLRVGFVDFLSVANSVMTMYSKCGQLPSASLVFRGMTRKDVVSWSTIIAAYSQGGYAEEAFEYLSWMRKEGPKPNEFAFSSVLSVCGSMAILEQGKQLHALVLSVGLECTALIRSALINMYSKCGSIKEASKFFDVTENDDIVSWTAMIVGYAEHGFSHEAIDLFEKIPKVGLRPDAVSFIGVLTACSHAGLVDLGFHYYNLMTNKYQINPSKEHYGCMIDLLCRAGRLSDAENMIKHMPFQRDDVVWSTLLRACRVQGDVDCGIRTAEEILKLDPSSAGAHITLANIYATRGRWREAANLRKMMKSKGVIKEPGWSWIKVNDQVSAFVAGDRSHPQGEYIYSMLDLLASRTETAIQEVGSISNNVEG